The segment gtcttatttaaattttttatatgaataataaaataaataaatcattataaaaatatatctaacaataaataagtcataataaataaataatatttattattatttttaaaataagacgAACAGTCAACCATAAATCatgaaagtaaaaaaaaatacgTTTATTTATGGGACAGAGgagtatataaaaaaaatatgaatcGGGGAGGGGAAAAAAACCCTCCGACGCTCCCAAGTTGTATCGAGGCCTTGTTTTGttcaaaaaaaaccaaaaaattttcaagattccccgtcacactaAATATTATGACCAATGcatgtagcattaaatataaataaaaataaaaactaattgtctgtaaatcgcgagatgaatcttttaagcttaattattctatgattagacaatgtttatcaaataaaaacgaaaatgattttgaaaactttaaaaaaaaatagaactaaacaaggcttcagTTAATGACTTTACAGTTTTTTTTAGAGCTAACGACTTTACAGTTCACGCTTCATGGGGCACATGTGCCGTCACTGGAATCTGAAGAAGCCCCTCGCAACAAACTACCCCGTAGCATCTGATCTGACTGGCCCCACCCGCTCGCCTCCCACCCACGCGTTCCAGCTCACCGCCTCCGACGACCACCTCGCCGGCGGCCGCAGCGGCGCCACGGTGCTCGGCTAGGGTTCCCTTCCCGCGGCGCCTCCACCCCGCCCCCTAACGAAAGCGAGAGCGGAGCATCCGCGCCGCCAGGAGCGGGCAAAGACGGAGATGGTGTTCGTGTGGCTCACCGCGTTCTTCCTCGTCGTCGCGCTCATCGTGCTCGTCATCTACCAGGTCAGCGCCGCCCCCCCCGTGCTCCGAAATAATCCCTAGCCGCGCTGGACTCTGCAGGATCTTACTGTGGCCGATTCCCCGCCAAATTTGAGGCGGCTCGGGCTGTTTCAAGGATTGGGTTCCGGATTCACATGTCGTTTCTCGGTCCAATCCTCAGTTGTCTGGGGGTCTAGAGCGAGTAGTTAATCCGAGAATTTTTAGACCTGGAGGTGGGTGTCTATTTGGCTGGCTGGTGGAGGACTCAGGATTTGGTTGCTGCTGCGTTCTAGTGAATGTTTCAGCTAGTTGGTGGTGGATGTGTAGTATCTGATGCCCGATGCATTTATTTTTGGTTTGTGCCGGTTATGCATTGTAAAAATTTGTGACCTTGGCTACGAACTCACACCAGGATCACATTTAATTGGCTTTTGAGCCTCACAGTTGCTACCTTTTGGATGAATTAGGATGTTGTTTTCCTCATCTTTTAACTGATATAAGCATACTTGGCCTTAGACTGTTACTGATAATTTAGTTCTTCCGTTTGTCTTTGCAGCTGATGTGCTTGGCAGATCTAGAGTTCGATTATATCAACCCATTTGATTCATCCTCTCGAATAAATAAAGTTGTGATGCCAGAATTTGTGTTGCAAGCGCTTCTCAGCGTACTGTTCCTCTTATCTGGCCACTGGGCGATGTTCTTACTTTCTCTCCCATTGGTGTACTACAATTATACGCTGTAAGTGCCGCTTTTCCTGTAATTACCTTTTAAAACAACTAGGAATATGATCCTGTAGGCTGGGCTCTAACTAATTTGGTGTCATGGGATTGACATCTTGTTGATTCTACATTGTTGCTAAATTATCGATCTAATATGGATAGAGTAAACGTGCAATTGAAAGTTGGAAAATGtactgtgctggctgctcgtactaagaatcaaaagaaaaggaggAAATATGTGCTCGGAACGGACTTAACTGTTTTTGAGCTTTTGGGTCACAAATTGTTCGATTGAAATAATCATATGTTAAGGGCTTCTGTCTCCTTCTTTTAACTCTTTGCTTGGTACTTTACACATGTCATACTGAATATGGTTACATGATTAAGGGGGTAAATATAGCAGATCTTTTTTCTTATATTTTTCTAATCCAAATGCTACTCATATATGCTCACAAGCTGGCTCGAATTGCTACAAATTTAACATCTCATCAGCATTGGTGAGGAAACATAATGTAGGGACACAGTTTTACATAGTTAATTAGTTATTCACTTCTGTTTAGgtgctttgtgtcttcttgtgcTGTTCTCGTTAAATTTACATTGGGTGTGCTTGGTGAGTGATCAAATAGACAGTCTATGTCTACCTTTTTTTAGTCAAGCAGACAAGGATGTAAAGCTGGCGATTGTACATATGTGTTTTTGTTTATTCGAATGTCTAAAACACATTAAACGAACAATCTGTAAATATCACACAATTGGCTGAAACCAAAAGTATCCGCAAAACTATATTTTTCTGTAAACTATTCAGGAAGCATAACTTGTATTCTAACTTAAAATAGAGTAGTTCATCTGAGAAGAAAAGAATACCTCTTTTGCAGTGAACATAAGGCCACAATCTGTACCCTTATCTTTTGCTGTCTCTGCTCATATGTGTTGTGTGACCTTGGTGGTTACATGAGTACTGATGCAGCTAATTTCTAATTTCATTGAACCAAATCACCATATTCTTAATACCAAACTTAGTTAATGATCAGTATGGCACAGCTGTACACATGTTGATGTTAGTGAATATAAGCAAGAAGTACCTATCACTGGACATGGAACTTTAGAGGAGTTACACAGCTTCTAATTATGTCATTCAAATGTTGGTTAAAACATTCCTGGCCTTTTTCTGGATTTTTCAATGTTGAAGGAAGAACAAAGAGTGGCAGATATGACCTGACCGTTTTCCAAAACTGGTACCATTAGGTTTCTATAGCTGGTGGTTAAAGCTCAACCTTATCAGTTGATACTATAACCGGGAGCTGGCTGGATACCTTTTTTCTTCTGGCTGCTTTGGGTGATACCTTACCTTGCTAGACTTGTCAAGCTTAGAAAGTTCCTTTTTCATTCTCCTCAACCACATAAAAAAGTGAAAAAATAACAACTGCAACAAAACAGAGAGTACCATGTCAGTGGTTATTAACTTTGCTATAGTTACTGTAGTTTCTCCTCCTTGATAATTTTCTATTTATGGCCACTAAGCTGTccagttttcacttttcagaacCTTTTCTTGTTCAGACAGTAACCATCAATTAGTTATTAAACTACTTGGAAAGTTGGAACAAGCAACTCTAGGTTGCTTTCAGCACTGGTCACGGATAAGTTTATATGTTTTATGGCGTTTGTAGGTACCAGCGGCGGCAACATCTGGTAGATGTGACCGAGATATTTAATCAACTTGGCCGTGAGAAGAAGCGACGCCTTTTTAAGATAGTTAGTCTCATAGTTCTCCTCTTCCTGTCCTTGTTCTGGTAAGTACACTATGGATACCTCGATTATTTGATAGTCAATGCAAGTCTGCATCTACCAAGTGAGAAACTAATAATTGCCACTTGGTTGTTTGTCTTAAGGATGATCTGGAGTGTATTGTCGGAGGAGGATGAGTAGGCTTACAAAATCCGGACGGTAGCTCACTCTGATCTTGCAATCTTTAGTTAGGTAACACCACACGACAGTCGACATGGCAAACTGAACATATCTTAGCCTTATCACTTTCATGTTGTTAATTAACTTTTGATGAATGTAGGCTATCTGGTTCAGTGTGAGGGAACAAAAAAAGCAACATGCCCCCCCAACAGTAAGATTGATGCGCCGGGCTGGTTATTGTTCAGTTTAGCGAAAGCTCCAACTGTTGTAGCGGGCACCATGTGTATCATGAGCCACTCCCGCAATTTGTTGAATTGGACTGCGCATCAGCTCTCACGGGGCAGAGAAATAGTTCCACAGATTTGTGCATAAGTTTGTGCTCTTTTTAATTCGCATAAACCCTGCTAAGCTGTCACCATGTTTGATGGTTCATCTTTTTTCCTTTTGCTGGAGTTCCCTCGTATCTGATGTTACCCATAATCATCATTAGCAGTGCATTTGCTGGTTAAATTGCCGGCACTCGAGTTTCCGTGCATCTTGCTGGTACTGATGCAGCTCACCACCGGTGCTCTGTGAACAGTTGTGTTGGACTAGGAACTGCTGTTTGATTGGCCGTAGGCCCGTAGCATTCTTACACCATTGCAAATTTGCAACCGCGGCAACTAAGACCCCTGATCCACGTGGCTGCCATGATTTAGGGTTGAAAACGGATGGAAACGAGCAGAAAAACCTCTTCCccgttttccttttttttaaaaaaaaaatagaaacggGATCGGGTCCAGAAGAGCCGGGTTGGAATATGCGGACGCAGTTGGGGTTTTACcaagatgtcatgcacatttattagagcgtcatgtcagcaaaactgcactttttgcataaaacgaagaggagagagaaggaagtagtttcaccatggtgaaaccccgTGGACGTTGTTTTCCACAcggtgaaacaggatgaaatcccTACTGAgagctaaatcgtttcaccatcttgcatgtgatccaatcattttgcagtaattaaatgctttgcccagcctaggaaacgtcaaggtgaaactcatgcattgtggaggttgtttcattattcgtttcattgatgtcTTGTTAGCGAATTTATTTTAGAAACAATGTATTGAAACggaccactgagactggcctaacttAAGTCGTGATCAGATTACATGTTGAATTTATTATCTAAAATCGGGTCTTAGGCACACCCACACAAATATACATAAATATTTTCAACCAAGTTAACATATCACGAGTGCATGAGTACTTGACTTGGTGCAGACGTGTAGTGCACCTATGCAAGTTCACGTATTTAATTTGGCCACGTATTATTCATCAAGCAAGTGCAGGTACTATTCATCAATCACGTTAACATGTCATGTAATCTATCATCAAGCAGTAGGCAAGCATCAAGCTAGCAGACAGCAGCCCACCAcactcatctctctctctctctctctctctctctctctctctctctctcagcgtCGGGTGCCTCCTAGCCGAAAGGGCGACTCCAAGGCAATCTCCGGTACCGCCGCCGGATCCGCTAGCTTTCTCAACTCCGGTGGCCTTTTCAACGCCGGTGGGTTGAGGTCTTGAGGAAGCTGTGGATCCGATGGAGGGTGTATATATCCCTTACTATTGTAGTAGTTTCAGGGTTAGGGTTAGAGACTTTCCAAGCTTCTTCGGCATCGACCATGTTGGGTGAGTTTCTGTGTTGATCCATGGACAAGAGGAGCACAGCGACAATATCATCTACAGGAGGTTTGGTATTGGcgatttttttctttgttttggCTATTGTTCGAAGGAGATTCCTTTTACTGGTGGAGTGTTTACCGGGTTTGTGTCCCTTCCTTGAGGTTAAGACTCCACTTGCTCATGTATATGGGCAGGTGTCCTTGGATCCCCTTTGTGGGATTGCTGCTTGTTGGCCAGAGCATACCGGTGTTACCATTGGCGTCTGTTTCCGGTGAGAGTGGTTTTGTCCGGGACGTTCAACGTTTGAACAACACTGTGTGCTATTGATGGGCTTCAAAGACTCTTTGTCGAATTGAGAATCAGCCAAAAGCTTCATTCTGGATCTTCTTCATTGCGGGAGATGGAGGAGGTTCAGCCTGCGACAGCGAAGGTCGGTGACGATGAAGGGCACTGGATGCTCCTATAATGGTCTTAtgtgtaatttttattttctttcaggGGTACCCAGTCAAGGGCTTGGTTGTAAGAGTTCTATATCAGTAAAAACCAACCCTTTCTTAAAAAAAGCAGACATCAGCCCATGCTCACAAGTCACATGTCAGCGCACTGTAGGCAAGCGGCCGCAGAAAGCGATTGATGGGCCTTTTAGCTCTTGGGCCTCACACATATATTGTATGTTGGGTTTATCCCATATTTTACAAATTCGGGTAAGGGTTCATCCCTCCCAAATACCGGCGAGATCAAGCCTTTCATGTTTTCATCCCACACCCACCAACTTGATCGGCCCGTGCCCTGGTTTCTGGATTTTtccaaaaatacaaaaataggCGGGTAATAATGTAGAAAACAGGACGAGATATAGCTTGTCCGTTTTCAACCTTAGCCATGGATTGATGCGGTGGCAATGGCTTCATCTAACTCTACAAGCCGAAACCGTAGCAAGGGGTTTGATGCAGTTGTGGCTTCATCTACCGCAACAAGCCATGAATTGATATGGCAGTTGTGGCTCCATCTGTTGCTACAAGTCATGAATTGTTACGACTGTGGTTCATCTGCCGCTATAAGCCAAAGCCGTAGTGAGTTGTTTCCATGTTGAATTAAAAAATGGTTTAATGGAGTAAAAGAAATAAGAAAGTCACTTGCATATGGCAAAACATGAAAGTCGCTCGCATATAGTAAGACCAGCAAGATTTTCTGTTGCGCAATTCCGACAAGTACGGACCACCACTCATCCCTCATCAGAATATAGAAAAACAATATTttgtccttttttttgtttttggctgtAGCTCCATTTGCTACTACAAGCCATGAATTAATGCCTTTTTTGTCTTTGGTTGTGGCTCTGTCTACCATTACAAGTCATGAATTAATGCGAAGGTTGTGGCTACATTTGTTGCTACAAGCCATGAATTGCTGCGGCTGTGGCTCTATCTGCCGCTACAAGCTGAAGCCGTTGCGAGTTTTCATGATGAATTCAAAAATGACTTAATAACAGAGCACGAGAAACAAGAGTCACTCACATATAGGAAGACCAACAACCAACAAGATTTTATGGAGTGCAAGATGCGGTTGTGGCTCCATCTGTCGATACAAGCCAAAGTCGTATGGCTCCATCTGCCGCTACAAGCCAAAGCTATAACGAGGGGTTTCCATGCTGAATTCGAAAATGGCTTGATAACATAGCAAAAACAAATAAGAAAGTCGCTCGCATATGAAAGACCAGCAAGATTTTCTATTGCACAAGATGAGGTTATGGCTTTATATGTTGCTATAAGCCGAAGAAGCATGGTTCTACTGTCGCTACAAGACGAATCTAGCGCTACAAACCACCGAAGCAGTGTGACTCCATATGCCGCTACAAGAGGAAGCCATGTGGCTCCATCTGCCATTACAAGCCAAAGCCATGTGGCCCCATCTACCAATACAAGTCCAAGTTGTGTAGCTCCATTTGCTCAGCCATGCGGAATTTCCATATTAAATTCAAAAATAGCATAATAACAGAGCAAAAGAAACAAATCGCTCGTATATAGAAGACCAACAAGATTTTCTATTATGCAGGAAGTGGTTGTGGCTCATCTGCTGCTACAAGCCAAAGCATCATGGCTCTATATGCCAATACAAAGGCTACGTTGTGGCTCTATATGCCGAAGCGGTGTGACTCTATCTGCTGAAGCGAGCTGTATGCTCCATTTGCCGCTACAAGACAAAGTCATGATAGAAGTTTCTATGCTAAATTCAAAAATGGTTTAATAACAGAGTGAAATAATAGAAAGTCACTCGCATATTTTTCTATTGTGTAAGTTGCGGCTATGGCTCTATTTACCCCTACAAGCCGAAGCAATGGCGATTTGGTAGACGGAGCCACAACCGAAGACGCTTGAACATTCGAAGCTGAGTATCGAAGATGTTAGAATGTCCAAGCTCCATTGCTACCAAAAAGATTTTCTATTGCGGCTATGGCTCTATTTACCCAATTACCCCTACAAGCCAAGCCATGGCGAGGGGTTTCCATGCTCAATACGAAAATGGTTTCACAAACCAAAAGAAACAAGAAGTCGTTTGCTTCCTGTTGCGTACCCATCAAAATCAGTCTGGGCAACGATATTACATCGAGTGCGGACCGCCACTCATCACCCAAAaaaaacagttttttttttgtttgttcccACGACAAAATCACTAGTGTAGCTCTCCAGCAAACAAGACCATACTTTTATTGTGATAGTACAGACATTCTATCAGAAAAGCAACAGCAAACTAGTAGCTAAATAAGAAACATCCTCAACTTCTTTCTCCAGACTCTGGGCTCAAGTGGTTAGTAGGGCTCCACTGGTGCCCTGAACTTCGCTCCGGCATAGACTGCGGCAACACCGAGCTCTTCCTCGATCCTGAGGAGCTGCAACCACGAATGTTTGGTTCAGACTCGAGAGCCGTAAGCATAACCTGGTTGCGAAACGAAGAAGCCTTGCGCAGATGCGTGCGCTACCGCGCTTACCTGGTTGTATTTGGCTAGGCGCTCAGACCGGCAGGGAGCTCCTGTCTTGATTTGGCCCTGAAACGAAGTTATGGAAACCAGGTCAGTACCGAAGATGTTCAATTCAGACATTTTAAGTGTATATTTGCAGTTGACAGCATACCGTAGCCAGGCCAACTGAGAGGTCAGCTATGAAGGTGTCCTCAGTCTCGCCACTGAACAAATAAAAAGATAGAACAATTGAGCGAAACAGATCAAATAGGAAAGTTGGTTAAGTTTTCAAAAGCAAACAAAGAACTAAAATGGCTACCTCCTGTGGCTTGCCATCACTCCCCATCCGGCACGCTTGGACATTCTAACAGCTTCGATACTCTCGGTCACAGAGCCAATTTGGTTCACCTGTCACCGAGTAGTAATGGAGTTAGTCAACAGCCACTTACAATACAAGTAATCGTTACCCAGGCGAAAAGATTAGCGATATGAAATAGCAATGATTTACCTTCAAGAGAAGAGCATTGCAGGTCTTCTCATTGATGGCCTTGGCAACCCTCTGTACAGCGTCAGCACAGGTCAAGCAGGTAATCTTTAGAACTGCATGTTGTGCATAGAACTAGAGAAAAATCAATTACTTAAAATGTTACTCACAGTGGGGTTAGTAACGAGAAGGTCATCTCCTACAATCTGCACTTGCTGTCCAATCTCATCAGTGAGTTTGGCATAAGTGGTCCAGTCATCCTGATCGAATGGATCTTCGATAGACACAATAGGGTActcagatacaaaggacttGTACAGATCTTTCAGGCTGTCACCTGAAATTTTGTTTGAACCATCGTTGTTCTGGCCAAGAAAGTGAGTACACGTTGATATAAAATAAAAGCTCATATATTATCATAGCCTTATAGAATAACACATAAGGAATAGCTAAAGCCATAGGTAAATATAACTATAAAAGCACAATAGTAAGTTGCAATTCTTACCTCCTCCTTGAAATTAAGATCATACGTCTTGTCCTTCTCACTAAAGAATTCAGAAGCAGCAACATCCATTCCAATGACCACCTGCCACACAGATAAGTTGAATCAACTACACACACAAAGGTTTGTCTGTTAGTGAGCCAAGTACAAAAGAGAGGACGTACCTTTCCAGTGTAGCCAGCCTTTTCTATAGCTGCCTTCAGTAGTTCAAGGCCTTCTTTGTTTTCCTGCATATATTGGTTGTCATAGAAATTAGATTGTGAGATAAATGGATGTTGATGATTAATTTTGTAATTACCCTACagtaaacatagaaaaaatatCATAGTGTTCCTATAGTGAGAACATAGAGCAATAATTAGGCTAGCACCACTAACTTGCCAAATTTTGAATTATGTCCTGATCATCTTAAATATATGCTAGATAGcatcaaaaaatatatataagtaaGAATTGTTGTGCTAGCCTATGACAGCAGCAGAGAAGAACATATGGACATTACCTGAATGTTAGGTGCAAAACCACCTTCATCCCCAACATTTGTGGCATCTTGACCATACTTCTTCTTGATTATGCTCTGCATACAGTAGCATTTAGCATTCTGACTTCACATTCCTAGGGACCACACTTAAGATACTTCAATAGATGCATTAGTTGATCACCTTCAGGTTGTGGTACACCTCAACTCCCATCTTCATGGCCTCCTTGAACGAGGaggcaccagttgggaggatcATGAACTCCTGTACAACAGTTAAATGATCAGAGAGTATAGTCGAGGCATGTAGTCAGAAAATCAGATTTCTCAAGGAATGTTACCTGCATGGCAAGCTTGTTCCCAGCATGTGATCCGCCATTAATCACATTAAAGGCAGGTACAGGGAGCACCAAAGTTTTGTTTCCAGCAAGATTTGCGATGTGCTGCAAATAAGTAAACTTTCAGGACACCCTCTAAATTGTGCATACAACATAATAATAAATTATAGCGGTAATGTTTGAAAGACCTGGTAAAGAGGAATCTTCTTCACCATAGCTCCAGCTTTACACACAGCAAGTGAAACGGCAAGAATGGCATTTGCGCCAAGCTTTATAGATTGAACATGACAAAGGAAATCAATACAAGCAGTGCAAGATGGAAGTCAAGTTTAGGAACACAAGTATGAACTCCATGATACCTTCTGTTTGCACCAGCCCCATTCGTTGGAGGTACCATCAAGCTGTTGGACCATGAAGTTGTCAATCTCAACCTGCTCAGTGGGGTCCTGAAACATAATTCACCATAATAAGATAGCTATCATGTGTTTTGGGTATCACATCATAGAAAAGTAGCTTTAGAATTGAGATATACCACATCAATGAAATCATGTAACTTTAGAATTGAGATACATACCTTTCCAACGATTGCTGGTCCAATAATTGTATTTACATTGCTCACAGCCTAGCAAAAGACAATACGACTTATTCCAATGTGAAAAAAGAAGACAACACATCAAAACAGAATGGTTGCAATCACTGACACAGGTTAGCTGTGGATTCAAATTTTAAGCCAAAAGCTACGTAGTAACATTAGTCAACTGAAGCTTTGAGCATAGCCTTTAAATAGGTTCTGAAATCAAATTTATCGCAAATAAAAGGGGGAGGATTCACATGTTGGTTTCTATTATATAAGTT is part of the Sorghum bicolor cultivar BTx623 chromosome 10, Sorghum_bicolor_NCBIv3, whole genome shotgun sequence genome and harbors:
- the LOC110431020 gene encoding enolase 1-like; the protein is MAVTITWVKARQIFDSRGNPTVEVDIGLSDGSYARGAVPSGASTGIYEALELRDGGSDYLGKGVLKAVSNVNTIIGPAIVGKDPTEQVEIDNFMVQQLDGTSNEWGWCKQKLGANAILAVSLAVCKAGAMVKKIPLYQHIANLAGNKTLVLPVPAFNVINGGSHAGNKLAMQEFMILPTGASSFKEAMKMGVEVYHNLKSIIKKKYGQDATNVGDEGGFAPNIQENKEGLELLKAAIEKAGYTGKVVIGMDVAASEFFSEKDKTYDLNFKEENNDGSNKISGDSLKDLYKSFVSEYPIVSIEDPFDQDDWTTYAKLTDEIGQQVQIVGDDLLVTNPTRVAKAINEKTCNALLLKVNQIGSVTESIEAVRMSKRAGWGVMASHRSGETEDTFIADLSVGLATGQIKTGAPCRSERLAKYNQLLRIEEELGVAAVYAGAKFRAPVEPY
- the LOC8069084 gene encoding protein cornichon homolog 4; translation: MVFVWLTAFFLVVALIVLVIYQLMCLADLEFDYINPFDSSSRINKVVMPEFVLQALLSVLFLLSGHWAMFLLSLPLVYYNYTLYQRRQHLVDVTEIFNQLGREKKRRLFKIVSLIVLLFLSLFWMIWSVLSEEDE